One segment of Candidatus Hydrogenedentota bacterium DNA contains the following:
- a CDS encoding amidohydrolase family protein, translating to MKRRDFVRRVSLLGLLGALGPRHSAGAAETSNAGKKPRRYVDVHTHITQRFGEKPPLSASELVRWMDSAEIEIAFVLPLVNPESWDHLISVEYVLRETEPYRDRLVPSCCIDPRANYLNSLEAKVKHLKRYIDAGVKGYGEHKCGVNIDDPRNIEVFAAAAELRLPILFHLDNVRNMDRPGLPGLAKVLEAVPNGIFIGHANGWWASISGDATQQDFGAYPNRKTTPGGAIDALMDRFPNIYGDLSAGSGSNAILRDVEFGKEFLVRRADRLMFGTDYLMPGQHVPQLSMYREIELPVEAQEKIFRRNAERLFGISLNN from the coding sequence ATGAAACGACGTGATTTCGTTCGTCGCGTAAGCCTGCTCGGACTTCTTGGCGCACTCGGGCCTCGTCACTCGGCAGGCGCGGCGGAGACGTCCAATGCGGGCAAAAAGCCTCGCCGCTACGTTGACGTTCACACCCACATCACGCAACGGTTTGGCGAGAAGCCGCCCTTGTCGGCAAGCGAACTCGTACGGTGGATGGACTCCGCGGAGATTGAAATCGCATTTGTTCTGCCGCTGGTCAATCCGGAGTCGTGGGACCACTTGATATCCGTCGAGTACGTGCTGCGCGAGACCGAACCGTACCGCGATCGGTTGGTGCCATCGTGCTGCATCGACCCGCGCGCGAACTACCTCAATTCGCTCGAGGCGAAGGTGAAACATCTGAAGCGGTACATCGACGCGGGCGTGAAGGGGTACGGCGAACACAAATGCGGCGTGAACATCGATGATCCACGCAACATCGAAGTGTTCGCGGCGGCGGCAGAGTTGAGGCTGCCCATCCTGTTCCATCTCGACAACGTACGGAATATGGACAGGCCGGGATTGCCGGGCTTGGCAAAAGTGCTCGAAGCCGTGCCGAACGGCATCTTCATCGGCCACGCGAACGGCTGGTGGGCAAGCATCTCCGGCGATGCGACGCAACAGGATTTTGGCGCCTACCCGAACCGCAAGACAACTCCGGGCGGCGCGATAGACGCGTTAATGGATCGATTTCCGAACATATACGGGGACTTGAGCGCGGGCAGCGGATCGAACGCGATCTTGCGCGACGTCGAGTTCGGAAAAGAGTTTCTTGTGAGGCGCGCAGACAGGCTCATGTTCGGGACGGACTATCTGATGCCGGGTCAACACGTGCCGCAATTGAGCATGTATCGGGAGATTGAGCTGCCCGTGGAAGCGCAGGAAAAAATATTCCGGAGAAACGCCGAACGGCTGTTCGGAATCTCACTGAACAATTAG
- a CDS encoding HAD-IA family hydrolase gives MVRAVFFDAAGTLLHVYPSVGEIYAREAERFGVSAATESLSAVFRKVWRELRPYADGTSPFHTSEAIEREWWRKLVERVFDDAVGLDSFGDGFETFFESLYLRFEEPEVWRLYGDVMPALDALRDRGIPIAIVSNWDSRLPRLMHAMGVANRFQFILTSAEAGVSKPSPEIFLQAVARLGLLTHEVLHIGDSLDDDVRAAQNAGLRGLHIDRKGAGDSDGTTIQSLTEVIDRVG, from the coding sequence ATGGTTCGAGCCGTTTTCTTTGACGCTGCGGGCACACTTCTGCACGTGTATCCATCCGTCGGCGAAATATATGCGCGGGAAGCCGAACGCTTCGGGGTGAGCGCAGCAACCGAATCGCTTAGCGCCGTGTTCCGCAAGGTGTGGCGGGAACTTCGCCCCTACGCGGACGGCACGTCTCCGTTCCACACGTCCGAGGCAATCGAGCGCGAATGGTGGCGGAAGCTGGTAGAGCGGGTATTCGACGACGCCGTGGGTCTGGATTCGTTCGGCGATGGTTTTGAGACTTTCTTCGAATCGCTCTACCTGCGGTTTGAAGAACCCGAGGTTTGGCGACTGTACGGTGACGTTATGCCGGCTCTCGACGCGTTGCGCGACCGCGGCATCCCCATTGCCATCGTGTCGAATTGGGACTCGCGCCTCCCGCGATTAATGCACGCGATGGGAGTCGCCAACCGTTTTCAGTTCATCCTTACGTCCGCTGAAGCGGGCGTGAGCAAGCCGTCTCCGGAAATCTTTCTACAGGCCGTCGCACGCCTTGGCTTGCTCACGCACGAAGTCCTCCACATTGGTGATTCCCTCGACGACGATGTGCGCGCTGCTCAAAACGCGGGCCTTCGGGGTCTACATATCGATCGGAAGGGTGCCGGTGATTCCGATGGAACGACGATTCAGTCGCTCACGGAGGTGATCGATCGTGTTGGATGA
- a CDS encoding phosphomannomutase/phosphoglucomutase, with the protein MHPHIFREYDIRGIAGKDLDETTYETVGRAVCAFMKGKLKKKCLVVGRDGRVTSKAYANALIEGITSCGVNVIDIGEVPTGLLYFGLFTLPVDGGVMITASHNPKEYNGMKVAVGESTIHGHDIQKLMKIAQAGKFPRGKGGPVTITRMDIVPKYLKRVAGDIKLKRKLKVVLDGGNGTGGPVGVPLYKQLGCKVIPLYCDVDGTFPNHHPDPTVPENLKDLIAKVRSAKADLGIAYDGDTDRIGAVDETGNVIFGDQLLILFARAVLKAKPKATIIGEVKSSRTLYADIAKHGGKPVMWKTGHSLIKAAMKKHKSQLAGEMSGHMFFKHRWYGFDDAIYAGARLLEIVAASKKPLSEHFANVPKMYNTPEVRIETTEAKKFDIVKAATHYFKNELKLNVNTIDGARIEFDDGWGLVRASNTSPVLVMRCEAENPERLAEIRKLIEDKIKELNG; encoded by the coding sequence ATCCATCCGCATATTTTCCGCGAGTACGACATTCGCGGCATCGCAGGCAAAGACCTCGACGAGACGACGTACGAAACGGTTGGCAGGGCGGTCTGCGCATTCATGAAGGGCAAGCTGAAGAAGAAATGCCTGGTGGTGGGGCGTGACGGGCGCGTCACGTCGAAAGCGTACGCGAACGCGCTGATCGAGGGCATTACGTCGTGCGGGGTCAACGTAATCGATATCGGCGAAGTGCCGACGGGGTTGTTGTACTTCGGACTGTTCACACTGCCGGTAGACGGCGGTGTGATGATCACGGCGAGCCACAACCCGAAAGAATACAACGGAATGAAGGTGGCCGTCGGAGAGTCGACCATTCACGGTCATGACATCCAGAAGTTGATGAAGATCGCCCAGGCGGGGAAGTTTCCGCGGGGCAAGGGCGGCCCGGTGACGATCACGCGGATGGACATTGTGCCGAAATATCTGAAGCGCGTCGCGGGCGATATCAAGCTCAAGCGCAAACTGAAGGTGGTGCTAGATGGCGGCAACGGCACGGGCGGCCCGGTCGGCGTGCCGTTGTACAAGCAACTGGGCTGCAAAGTCATTCCACTGTATTGCGACGTGGACGGGACGTTCCCGAACCATCATCCCGACCCGACGGTCCCGGAGAACCTCAAGGACCTCATCGCGAAGGTCCGGAGCGCCAAGGCCGACCTGGGCATCGCGTACGACGGCGACACCGACCGAATCGGGGCGGTGGACGAGACGGGCAATGTGATTTTTGGCGACCAGTTGCTGATCCTGTTCGCGCGCGCCGTGCTGAAGGCGAAACCGAAGGCGACGATTATCGGGGAGGTGAAAAGTTCGCGCACGTTGTACGCGGACATTGCGAAGCACGGCGGGAAGCCGGTGATGTGGAAGACGGGGCATTCGCTCATCAAGGCGGCGATGAAGAAGCACAAGTCGCAGCTCGCCGGCGAAATGAGCGGGCACATGTTTTTCAAGCACCGCTGGTACGGCTTCGACGACGCGATTTACGCGGGGGCGCGCCTGCTGGAGATCGTCGCCGCGAGCAAGAAACCGTTATCCGAACATTTTGCAAACGTGCCCAAGATGTACAACACGCCCGAGGTGCGGATCGAAACGACGGAGGCGAAAAAGTTCGACATCGTGAAAGCGGCGACCCACTACTTCAAAAACGAACTGAAGTTGAACGTGAATACCATCGACGGCGCGCGCATCGAGTTTGACGACGGCTGGGGCCTCGTGCGCGCGTCAAACACGTCGCCGGTTCTCGTTATGCGGTGCGAAGCGGAGAACCCGGAGCGTCTCGCGGAGATTCGCAAGTTAATCGAAGACAAGATCAAGGAGCTAAACGGATAA
- a CDS encoding ammonium transporter — protein sequence MTFVALPALAQDPPADAAATDAAPADEVATEEAAAPAPAPELNSGDTAWMLTSMALVLFMTIPGLSLFYGGLVRSKNVLSILMQCFAITAAITVLWVIVGYSIAFDTTGSMNKYVGGFGKLFLKGVGVDSLTLTIPETVFIAFQSTFAIITPALIIGAFAERMKFSAVLLFCCLWSVFVYSPIAHMVWGGAGAWFFDMGALDFAGGTVVHINAGIAALVGALMVGKRRGYPTTPMMPHNMTMAVTGAGMLWVGWFGFNAGSAVAANGTAGMAMLVTHICAATAAFTWMVIEWIKHGKPSALGAITGAVAGLVAITPASGTAGPIGALAIGVIVSVVCFIAATSVKKALGYDDSLDAFGVHGVGGLVGAMLTGVFANPALGGTYAAYPGFGPQMTTQAITCAVTILYCGIVSAILYKVVDLIVGLRVDEAAETEGLDTTGHNEAGYNLT from the coding sequence ATGACCTTTGTGGCGTTGCCCGCGCTTGCGCAGGACCCGCCAGCGGACGCCGCCGCCACGGATGCGGCTCCGGCAGACGAGGTGGCTACGGAAGAGGCGGCCGCACCGGCACCGGCGCCGGAACTGAATAGCGGTGACACGGCGTGGATGTTGACCTCGATGGCGCTGGTGTTGTTCATGACGATTCCGGGGCTGTCGCTGTTCTACGGCGGCCTGGTGCGGTCGAAGAACGTGTTGTCGATCCTGATGCAGTGTTTCGCGATTACGGCTGCAATCACGGTGCTTTGGGTGATCGTTGGGTACTCGATCGCATTCGATACGACAGGCTCGATGAACAAGTATGTTGGCGGCTTCGGCAAGCTTTTCTTGAAGGGTGTGGGGGTCGATTCCTTGACGCTCACCATTCCGGAGACCGTGTTCATCGCGTTCCAGAGCACGTTTGCAATCATTACGCCCGCACTGATCATCGGCGCTTTCGCCGAGCGCATGAAGTTTTCCGCGGTGCTGCTGTTCTGCTGCCTGTGGTCGGTCTTCGTGTATAGCCCGATTGCCCACATGGTGTGGGGCGGCGCGGGGGCGTGGTTCTTCGACATGGGCGCGCTTGATTTCGCCGGTGGTACTGTCGTTCACATTAACGCGGGAATCGCGGCACTTGTGGGCGCGCTTATGGTCGGCAAACGCAGGGGATATCCGACGACCCCGATGATGCCGCACAACATGACGATGGCGGTGACCGGCGCCGGCATGCTGTGGGTTGGGTGGTTCGGGTTCAATGCCGGCAGCGCGGTGGCTGCGAACGGCACGGCGGGCATGGCGATGCTTGTTACGCACATCTGCGCGGCAACGGCGGCCTTTACCTGGATGGTGATTGAATGGATCAAGCACGGCAAGCCGAGCGCGTTGGGCGCAATCACCGGCGCCGTCGCCGGCCTTGTCGCAATCACACCTGCATCCGGAACCGCGGGCCCCATTGGCGCGCTCGCAATCGGCGTCATAGTCTCGGTGGTGTGCTTTATCGCTGCCACTAGTGTGAAGAAGGCGCTTGGATACGACGACTCGCTCGATGCGTTCGGTGTCCACGGTGTTGGCGGACTTGTCGGCGCGATGCTGACCGGCGTGTTCGCGAACCCGGCGTTGGGCGGGACGTACGCGGCGTACCCGGGCTTTGGGCCGCAGATGACGACACAGGCCATTACATGCGCTGTGACGATCCTATATTGCGGTATCGTGTCCGCCATCCTGTACAAGGTCGTTGATCTCATTGTTGGTCTGCGCGTGGACGAGGCGGCGGAGACCGAAGGTCTCGATACGACGGGTCACAACGAGGCGGGCTACAACCTGACCTAA
- a CDS encoding P-II family nitrogen regulator has translation MRKVEAIIKPFKLDEVKEALGGIGVQGLTVTEVKGFGRQKGHKELYRGAEYVVEFLPKVKLEIVVPDEKAKQVVDTIAKAATTGKIGDGKIFVSTIDEAVRIRTGESGDVVVS, from the coding sequence GTGCGAAAGGTAGAGGCGATTATCAAACCGTTCAAGCTGGATGAAGTGAAGGAGGCCCTTGGAGGGATTGGCGTCCAAGGGTTGACGGTGACCGAAGTGAAGGGCTTCGGCCGCCAGAAAGGCCATAAGGAACTGTACCGCGGCGCGGAATACGTCGTGGAGTTCCTGCCGAAAGTGAAGTTGGAGATTGTGGTGCCGGACGAAAAGGCCAAGCAGGTCGTGGACACGATTGCGAAGGCGGCGACGACCGGCAAGATTGGCGACGGAAAGATATTTGTGTCGACGATCGACGAGGCGGTGCGAATCCGTACGGGCGAGTCGGGCGACGTGGTCGTGAGCTAG